One Streptomyces mobaraensis NBRC 13819 = DSM 40847 DNA segment encodes these proteins:
- a CDS encoding alpha/beta fold hydrolase, whose amino-acid sequence METKRITVNGVELAYVEQGEGPLALLLHGFPETPVTFRHLMPVLAEAGYRVVAPYMRGFAPSQVPADGSMLMKDLVADANALHEALGGDGDAIIVGHDWGGFTTWGAASLAPERWSKVIVADVPPVQFYARRAAVPEQIHKNSHFYFIQMGVADQIIPVNDFGYIDWLWEHWSGNTGFDATEDRQAGKDALRDPANLRMGLGLYRQNFPSDKFGTDEWEMGHLLSKLPTQPTLYLHGSEDPVVDEEILADIVAALPEGSDGALLQGVGHFPMVEAPEEVNKRILAFLGK is encoded by the coding sequence GTGGAAACCAAGCGCATCACCGTGAACGGCGTCGAGCTCGCCTACGTCGAGCAGGGCGAGGGCCCGCTCGCCCTGCTCCTGCACGGGTTCCCGGAGACCCCGGTGACGTTCCGGCACCTGATGCCGGTCCTCGCCGAGGCCGGGTACCGGGTCGTCGCCCCGTACATGAGGGGCTTCGCGCCGAGCCAGGTGCCGGCGGACGGCAGCATGCTGATGAAGGACCTGGTCGCGGACGCGAACGCGCTGCACGAGGCACTGGGCGGCGACGGCGACGCGATCATCGTCGGTCACGACTGGGGCGGGTTCACCACCTGGGGCGCCGCGTCGCTCGCGCCCGAGCGCTGGTCGAAGGTCATCGTGGCCGACGTCCCGCCGGTGCAGTTCTACGCTCGCCGGGCCGCGGTGCCCGAGCAGATCCACAAGAACAGCCACTTCTACTTCATCCAGATGGGCGTGGCCGACCAGATCATTCCCGTGAACGACTTCGGCTACATCGACTGGCTGTGGGAGCACTGGAGCGGCAACACGGGCTTCGACGCGACCGAGGACCGGCAGGCCGGCAAGGACGCCCTGCGCGACCCCGCCAACCTCCGGATGGGCCTGGGGCTCTACCGGCAGAACTTCCCGTCGGACAAGTTCGGCACCGACGAGTGGGAGATGGGGCACCTGCTCTCGAAGCTCCCCACGCAGCCGACCCTCTACCTGCACGGCAGTGAGGACCCGGTCGTCGACGAGGAGATCCTGGCCGACATCGTGGCCGCGCTCCCCGAGGGGTCGGACGGCGCGCTGCTGCAGGGCGTCGGCCACTTCCCGATGGTGGAGGCCCCGGAGGAGGTCAACAAGCGGATCCTGGCGTTCCTTGGCAAGTAG
- a CDS encoding LysR family transcriptional regulator, with amino-acid sequence MERDELDCFLILAEELHFGRTADRMRLSRARVSQLVQRLERRLGAPLFVRTSRRVELTALGRRFRDDVAPHHRAIEAAVARATASARGVSGVLHVGFTGPLAGEIAMRAAETLRAARPGLGVELCEVPLSDPYGQLRKGDFDIQLQEFPVREDDLGGSPVLFTEARVLAVADGHPLAARTAVSLEDLADVELLTIAGPLPDYLLEYHVPARTPGGRAIGRGPGVTNLQEALMLVAGGKGALLTAAHTATYYARPGVVYLPFEDAAPVDYGLVWRAGDTTGAVHAFARTAREVARAVRATAGAEQDVRAE; translated from the coding sequence GTGGAACGCGACGAGCTCGACTGCTTCCTCATCCTGGCCGAGGAACTGCACTTCGGCCGCACCGCCGACCGCATGCGGCTGTCCAGGGCGCGGGTCAGCCAGCTCGTCCAGCGGCTCGAACGGCGGCTGGGCGCGCCCCTGTTCGTCCGTACGAGCCGGCGCGTGGAGCTCACCGCGCTGGGCCGGCGGTTCCGCGACGACGTGGCACCGCACCACCGGGCGATCGAGGCGGCGGTCGCCCGGGCCACCGCGTCGGCGCGCGGGGTCAGCGGGGTGCTGCACGTCGGGTTCACCGGGCCGCTGGCGGGCGAGATCGCCATGAGGGCGGCCGAGACGCTGCGCGCGGCCCGCCCCGGCCTGGGGGTGGAGCTGTGCGAGGTACCGCTCTCCGACCCCTACGGGCAGCTCCGCAAGGGGGATTTCGACATCCAGTTGCAGGAGTTCCCGGTACGCGAGGACGACCTGGGCGGGAGCCCGGTGCTGTTCACGGAGGCCCGGGTGCTCGCGGTGGCCGACGGGCATCCGCTGGCGGCGCGGACGGCCGTCTCCCTGGAGGACCTCGCGGACGTCGAACTCCTGACGATCGCCGGGCCGTTGCCCGACTACCTGCTGGAGTACCACGTCCCGGCGCGGACCCCCGGCGGCCGCGCGATCGGCCGGGGCCCCGGGGTCACCAACCTGCAGGAGGCGCTGATGCTCGTCGCGGGCGGCAAGGGGGCCCTGCTGACGGCGGCGCACACGGCGACGTACTACGCCCGGCCGGGCGTCGTGTACCTGCCGTTCGAGGACGCGGCGCCCGTGGACTACGGGCTGGTGTGGCGCGCCGGGGACACCACCGGCGCGGTGCACGCCTTCGCCCGCACCGCCCGCGAGGTGGCGCGGGCGGTGCGGGCGACGGCGGGAGCCGAGCAGGACGTACGCGCCGAGTAG
- a CDS encoding MFS transporter — translation MSARQWGVLLVLCGAVFLEGIDVAMLNVALPVIRADLGLSTGELQWVMSAYVLGYGGLMLLGGRAADLFGRRRMFISWLAVFLLFSGLGGFATEGWMLITARFVTGVAAAFITPAGLSVITTGFAEGAERDRALLIYSGTGAGGFSLGLVAGGLLGAADWRWVFFAPVAVSAVLLAAALVLIPRSPRPERAPGESMDLAGAVTATAAIVLLVLTVERAAHGSAVTTAATAVAGLGLLAVFVAVERRTASPLVRLGILRAPLVRSNLVALLFAAGFFGFQFLVVLYLQELRGWSTLRTSFAMIVIGIDAILSPTLTPRLVRRFGNARLILGGMLLAALAYALFLPVGADWTYALMLPSLVTLGLAFSLAYGPLTIVATEGVDEEEQGLAGGLLYTFFQFGAALGLAGATAVNIAATPSSGSPAALLDGYRAALLVPFGAAVLAAVVAAFGLRGRKAEAAVAGRGVEAGAGAGAGVDGGAGTDAGAGTEGAVRAPVAP, via the coding sequence ATGTCTGCGCGTCAATGGGGCGTCCTCCTCGTCCTGTGCGGTGCCGTCTTCCTGGAAGGCATCGACGTGGCCATGCTCAACGTGGCCCTCCCCGTCATCCGGGCCGACCTCGGCCTGTCCACCGGCGAGCTGCAGTGGGTGATGAGCGCCTACGTGCTCGGCTACGGCGGCCTCATGCTGCTGGGCGGCCGGGCGGCCGACCTCTTCGGGCGGCGGCGGATGTTCATCTCCTGGCTGGCCGTGTTCCTGCTCTTCTCCGGGCTCGGCGGCTTCGCCACCGAGGGCTGGATGCTGATCACCGCGCGCTTCGTCACCGGCGTCGCCGCCGCGTTCATCACCCCGGCCGGACTGTCCGTCATCACCACCGGCTTCGCGGAGGGCGCCGAGCGCGACCGCGCGCTGCTGATCTACTCCGGTACCGGCGCCGGCGGCTTCTCGCTGGGCCTGGTCGCCGGCGGACTGCTGGGCGCGGCCGACTGGCGGTGGGTCTTCTTCGCCCCGGTCGCCGTCTCCGCCGTCCTGCTGGCCGCCGCCCTGGTCCTCATCCCCCGTTCGCCCCGCCCGGAGCGGGCGCCGGGGGAGAGCATGGACCTGGCCGGGGCCGTCACCGCCACCGCCGCCATCGTGCTGCTCGTCCTGACCGTCGAACGCGCCGCGCACGGCAGCGCGGTCACGACCGCGGCGACGGCGGTCGCCGGGCTCGGGCTCCTCGCGGTCTTCGTCGCGGTGGAGCGGCGGACGGCGTCCCCCCTCGTCCGGCTCGGCATCCTCCGCGCCCCGCTGGTCCGCTCCAACCTCGTCGCCCTGCTCTTCGCGGCGGGCTTCTTCGGCTTCCAGTTCCTCGTGGTGCTCTACCTCCAGGAACTGCGCGGCTGGTCCACGCTCCGGACGAGCTTCGCCATGATCGTGATCGGGATCGACGCCATCCTGTCGCCCACCCTGACCCCGCGCCTCGTCCGGCGGTTCGGCAACGCCCGGCTCATCCTCGGCGGCATGCTGCTCGCGGCGCTCGCCTACGCCCTGTTCCTGCCGGTGGGCGCCGACTGGACGTACGCGCTGATGCTCCCGAGCCTGGTCACCCTCGGCCTGGCGTTCTCGCTGGCGTACGGGCCGCTCACCATCGTCGCCACGGAAGGCGTCGACGAGGAGGAGCAGGGGCTCGCGGGTGGGCTGCTCTACACCTTCTTCCAGTTCGGCGCGGCGCTCGGCCTCGCCGGGGCCACGGCCGTGAACATCGCCGCCACGCCCTCGTCCGGATCCCCGGCCGCCCTGCTCGACGGGTACCGGGCGGCGCTCCTCGTGCCGTTCGGCGCGGCCGTCCTCGCCGCGGTGGTGGCGGCGTTCGGTCTGCGGGGCCGGAAGGCGGAGGCCGCGGTCGCCGGCCGGGGTGTGGAGGCGGGCGCGGGTGCGGGCGCGGGCGTGGACGGAGGCGCGGGTACGGACGCGGGCGCGGGTACGGAGGGGGCGGTACGGGCGCCGGTCGCCCCCTGA
- a CDS encoding pyridoxamine 5'-phosphate oxidase family protein — MTARAAAFDDIRDTFLAYVREIRYATMVTVDRRNRPRARVLLPVWEIVDGRPVGWLAAYRTPVKTAHLARNPHTTYAYWSPRQNAAFVDSVSTWADDDGSRRHAWDLYVRGGPPGVGYDPVHYWRGGPDDPRYHVIRIDPWRIQVVRGTDLRSTIWRAAEGG; from the coding sequence ATGACCGCCCGCGCCGCTGCCTTCGACGACATCCGGGACACCTTCCTCGCGTACGTCCGCGAGATCCGGTACGCCACGATGGTGACCGTGGACCGGCGGAACCGTCCCCGGGCCCGCGTGCTCCTTCCCGTATGGGAGATCGTCGACGGGCGTCCGGTCGGCTGGCTCGCCGCCTACCGGACGCCCGTCAAGACGGCGCACCTCGCCCGCAACCCGCACACCACCTACGCCTATTGGAGTCCCCGGCAGAACGCGGCCTTCGTCGACAGCGTCTCCACCTGGGCCGACGACGACGGGTCCCGACGGCACGCCTGGGACCTCTACGTCCGGGGCGGCCCGCCGGGCGTCGGGTACGACCCGGTGCACTACTGGCGGGGCGGTCCGGACGACCCTCGGTACCACGTCATCCGCATCGATCCGTGGCGGATCCAGGTGGTACGGGGAACCGACCTGCGGAGCACGATCTGGCGGGCGGCGGAGGGGGGTTGA
- a CDS encoding HelD family protein: MRNEQEFIDNLHTRLAELRDEAEAGMNAALASPGGGTFQARLERDVLVAERSGLLAAFNAGENGLCFGRLAFRDGRDHHIGRIGIRRDDADRTPLVIDWRADVARPFYLATGHTPMGLRRRRHISTEGRRVTALHDEILDLTDPERTGLEGSDADAVLLAALDAARTGRMHDIVQTIQAEQDRVIRAPHRGVMVVEGGPGTGKTVVALHRAAYLLYAHREQLARRAVLIVGPNPAFLGYIGEVLPSLGETGVLLATPAELFPGTTATGTDTPRAAEVKGAAAMADALAAYVRDRQTLPDPEIVIPHDDGDLVLDEAIVRTARDRARATRLPHNLARPTFAFAVIDALTAQLVDRIGADPYGGPNLLGPDDAAQLGKAVAAAPEVHAAIDALWPALTPHRLVADFLSDPCHLPPADADAIRRDAGPWTPADVPLLDEAAELLGEDDSAAQAAAEAARQERIAYAQGVLDMSYGSRTQEFEDLEDEDSEVLAAHDVVDAERLAERQEEADHRSAAERAAADRTWAFGHIIVDEAQELSPMTWRLLMRRCPTRSMTLVGDPAQTAEPGGCGSWEAALAPYVGDRWEHVRLGVNYRTPAEIMEVAAEVVRASGNPGFRPPRSVRSTGVRPWAHRTDQPAGTVAEAVAATLAEHPEGRLAVIAPRGLLDALSSALPDASAGPAPDLTRPVVLLDPRQAKGLEFDTVFVVEPGRMGVNDLYVALTRATQRLGVVHTGALPPGLAKGLEKGPAKGPSETPPEEPANTKEPSAG, translated from the coding sequence TTGCGCAACGAACAGGAATTCATCGACAACCTCCACACACGCCTCGCGGAACTCCGCGACGAGGCCGAAGCCGGGATGAACGCCGCCCTCGCCTCGCCGGGTGGCGGCACCTTCCAGGCACGGCTGGAGCGCGATGTGCTGGTCGCCGAGCGGTCGGGGCTGCTGGCCGCGTTCAACGCGGGGGAGAACGGTCTCTGCTTCGGCCGGCTGGCGTTCCGCGACGGCCGCGACCACCACATCGGCCGGATCGGCATCCGCCGCGACGACGCCGACCGGACACCCCTCGTCATCGACTGGCGGGCCGACGTCGCCCGGCCGTTCTACCTGGCGACGGGCCACACGCCCATGGGCCTGCGCCGCAGGCGCCACATCAGCACCGAGGGACGCCGCGTCACCGCCCTCCACGACGAGATCCTCGACCTCACCGACCCCGAGCGCACCGGCCTGGAGGGCAGCGACGCGGACGCCGTCCTCCTCGCCGCGCTGGACGCCGCCCGCACCGGGCGGATGCACGACATCGTGCAGACGATCCAGGCGGAGCAGGACCGCGTCATCCGCGCCCCGCACCGCGGCGTCATGGTGGTGGAGGGCGGCCCCGGTACGGGGAAGACGGTCGTCGCGCTGCACCGCGCCGCGTACCTGCTCTACGCCCACCGCGAGCAACTGGCCCGCCGCGCCGTGCTGATCGTCGGCCCCAACCCGGCGTTCCTCGGCTACATCGGCGAGGTGCTGCCCTCCCTCGGCGAGACCGGGGTGCTGCTCGCCACGCCCGCCGAACTGTTCCCCGGCACCACGGCCACCGGCACCGACACCCCGCGGGCGGCCGAGGTCAAGGGCGCCGCGGCGATGGCGGACGCGCTGGCCGCGTACGTCCGGGACCGGCAGACGCTGCCCGACCCGGAGATCGTGATCCCGCACGACGACGGCGACCTGGTGCTCGACGAAGCGATCGTGCGGACGGCCCGCGACCGGGCGCGCGCCACGCGGCTGCCGCACAACCTCGCGCGCCCCACCTTCGCGTTCGCCGTGATCGACGCCCTCACCGCGCAACTCGTCGACCGCATCGGGGCCGATCCCTACGGGGGCCCGAACCTCCTCGGCCCCGACGACGCCGCCCAGCTCGGCAAGGCCGTCGCCGCCGCTCCCGAAGTGCACGCGGCCATCGACGCGTTGTGGCCGGCGCTCACCCCGCACCGGCTGGTGGCGGACTTCCTCTCCGACCCCTGCCATCTGCCCCCGGCGGACGCCGACGCCATCCGGCGGGACGCCGGGCCGTGGACGCCGGCCGACGTACCGCTGCTGGACGAGGCCGCCGAGCTGCTCGGCGAGGACGACTCGGCCGCCCAAGCCGCGGCCGAGGCCGCCCGGCAGGAACGAATCGCCTACGCGCAGGGCGTGCTCGACATGTCGTACGGCTCCCGCACCCAGGAGTTCGAGGACCTGGAGGACGAGGACTCCGAGGTGCTGGCCGCGCACGACGTGGTGGACGCGGAGCGGCTCGCGGAGCGCCAGGAGGAGGCCGACCACCGCAGCGCCGCCGAACGCGCCGCGGCCGACCGCACCTGGGCGTTCGGCCACATCATCGTGGACGAGGCGCAGGAGCTGTCCCCGATGACCTGGCGGCTGCTGATGCGCCGCTGCCCGACCCGGTCCATGACCCTGGTCGGCGACCCGGCCCAGACCGCCGAACCGGGCGGCTGCGGCTCGTGGGAGGCGGCCCTCGCGCCGTACGTCGGCGACCGCTGGGAGCACGTCCGGCTGGGCGTCAACTACCGTACGCCCGCGGAGATCATGGAGGTGGCGGCGGAGGTGGTCCGAGCCTCTGGGAATCCGGGGTTCCGGCCGCCGCGTTCCGTCCGTTCCACCGGCGTACGCCCCTGGGCGCACCGGACGGACCAGCCTGCCGGGACGGTCGCGGAGGCCGTGGCGGCGACCCTCGCCGAGCATCCGGAGGGACGGCTCGCGGTGATCGCGCCCCGGGGCCTCCTCGACGCCCTGTCGTCCGCCCTCCCGGACGCCTCCGCCGGCCCGGCGCCGGACCTGACGCGACCGGTCGTCCTCCTGGATCCCCGGCAGGCCAAGGGGCTGGAGTTCGACACGGTGTTCGTGGTCGAGCCGGGCCGGATGGGGGTGAACGACCTGTACGTGGCGCTCACGCGGGCCACACAGCGGCTGGGCGTGGTGCACACGGGAGCGCTGCCGCCGGGGCTGGCGAAGGGCCTGGAGAAGGGACCGGCGAAGGGACCGTCGGAGACGCCACCGGAGGAACCGGCGAACACGAAGGAGCCATCGGCCGGCTGA
- a CDS encoding MerR family transcriptional regulator → MARGTGAGMAGGVEWTIQQVARRAGVTSRTLRHYDDIGLLPPSRVGANGYRYYDVDAVARLQRVLVLRDLGLSLPVIAEVLDREADEETALQEQIRLLEAERERVDRRIRAVRRTLDARRSGQDPTMDMMLEGFNDSYEDEVVARWGERAFRLSNEWWHGKDMREQLAWKRDTDELVDAWATAWREGASPRSDRAQALAARHVAWLGAIPGTPVADGDREQAGLMVRCLGDMYVTDPDFATTYGSVEGAAFVRDALHEYVRVTMSSAP, encoded by the coding sequence GTGGCGCGAGGAACCGGAGCGGGCATGGCGGGTGGTGTGGAGTGGACCATCCAGCAGGTGGCGCGGCGGGCCGGGGTCACCAGTCGGACGCTGCGCCACTACGACGACATCGGGCTCCTCCCGCCGTCCCGTGTCGGGGCCAACGGCTACCGCTACTACGACGTGGACGCGGTGGCCCGGCTGCAGCGCGTCCTGGTGCTGCGGGACCTCGGGCTGAGCCTGCCGGTCATCGCGGAGGTGCTGGACCGGGAGGCCGACGAGGAGACGGCGCTCCAGGAGCAGATCCGGCTGCTGGAGGCCGAGCGCGAGCGTGTCGACCGGCGGATCAGGGCCGTCCGCCGCACCCTCGACGCCCGCCGCTCGGGGCAGGACCCCACGATGGACATGATGCTGGAGGGGTTCAACGACAGCTACGAGGACGAGGTGGTCGCCCGCTGGGGCGAGCGCGCCTTCCGGCTCAGCAACGAGTGGTGGCACGGGAAGGACATGCGGGAGCAGCTCGCCTGGAAGCGGGACACCGACGAGCTCGTCGACGCCTGGGCCACGGCCTGGCGGGAAGGCGCCTCCCCGCGTTCGGACCGGGCGCAGGCGCTCGCCGCCCGGCACGTCGCGTGGCTCGGCGCGATCCCCGGCACGCCGGTGGCCGACGGGGACCGCGAGCAGGCCGGCTTGATGGTGCGCTGTCTCGGGGACATGTACGTCACGGACCCCGACTTCGCGACGACGTACGGGTCCGTGGAGGGCGCGGCCTTCGTCCGGGACGCGCTGCACGAGTACGTACGGGTCACCATGTCGTCCGCTCCGTGA
- a CDS encoding M6 family metalloprotease domain-containing protein: MFLHRHRRSPGLPSRRAGRSGRGRIWYGRVRVAAALLGLTAGAVAAGPALATPDAGPRGQQQSLVRPIDPQNWRNPDDMTWAEYRSVPGTRWADPALQPTQRKFKGALVLLDYPDEEFSVSKPAGAGRFGNPQPPASGIPRDRVPAFYRDFLNKPGTLNHGHTINEYWMEDSGGRFGVDLTAFGAYRLPWKSYQYGIEPGMNPGACPRGDTCGKDIRADGKRAWVADVGADQAGKFDFVFYLTAGVDESSAWQEFGQMKFRSAADVPAAWGPPSPLASGGNAAKTRYVPWTSWQAAARIWPNAADGSSTQAESSGMATFAHELSHILGIGDNYNNPYGTPLSRSYTGIWGMLSRGSFNGPGGPHTRWRIPATAGGSMGAQHVLRDKMKLGIVDDKNVLRLDRDDLKNQGLIVARVTARSAPPGDKGLSGINVSMGRDLSPACDRAKDPLCDGGGYDNYTVEVVDRMGMDSFTPDHGVLISKTKNADRAPFAWVIDAHPEDIGMVDFKRPDGTLQKITMGDYRQLSDALFHAGADSGSSYEYVDQANRLHFYVLDIQRDATGVLSYSVGVKSLDGTGPQARGAALGRGTAQGRPVDGRARCTFDLANTGRPAEADDGYRSSDVYRLSATASGRGWTAWLPNRLATARAGASVPVDVSVAAARDAARDGKITLTARSESDPGRTATAICTLRKSGR, encoded by the coding sequence TTGTTCCTCCACCGTCACAGACGTTCACCGGGCTTACCGTCCCGCCGGGCCGGACGTTCAGGACGCGGCCGAATATGGTACGGCCGCGTCCGCGTCGCCGCCGCGCTCCTCGGGCTGACGGCCGGTGCCGTCGCCGCGGGGCCGGCGCTGGCGACGCCCGACGCGGGCCCGCGGGGCCAGCAGCAGTCCCTGGTCCGTCCGATCGACCCGCAGAACTGGCGCAACCCCGACGACATGACCTGGGCGGAGTACCGCTCGGTCCCCGGGACCCGCTGGGCCGACCCCGCCCTGCAGCCCACGCAGCGCAAGTTCAAGGGCGCGCTGGTGCTCCTCGACTACCCGGACGAGGAGTTCTCGGTCAGCAAGCCGGCTGGCGCAGGCCGGTTCGGCAACCCCCAGCCGCCCGCCTCCGGAATCCCCCGCGACCGCGTGCCCGCCTTCTACCGCGACTTCCTCAACAAACCGGGCACCCTCAACCACGGCCACACGATCAACGAGTACTGGATGGAGGACTCCGGGGGCCGCTTCGGGGTCGATCTGACGGCGTTCGGGGCGTACCGGCTGCCGTGGAAGTCGTACCAGTACGGGATCGAACCCGGGATGAACCCCGGCGCCTGCCCCCGCGGCGACACCTGCGGGAAGGACATCAGGGCCGACGGGAAGCGGGCCTGGGTCGCCGACGTGGGCGCCGACCAGGCGGGGAAGTTCGACTTCGTCTTCTACCTGACGGCGGGTGTCGACGAGTCGTCCGCCTGGCAGGAGTTCGGGCAGATGAAGTTCCGGTCGGCGGCGGACGTGCCCGCCGCCTGGGGGCCGCCGTCCCCGCTGGCGTCCGGTGGCAACGCGGCGAAGACCCGGTACGTGCCCTGGACGTCCTGGCAGGCCGCCGCCCGGATCTGGCCGAACGCGGCCGACGGCTCGTCCACCCAGGCCGAGAGCTCCGGCATGGCGACGTTCGCCCATGAGCTCAGCCACATCCTGGGCATCGGGGACAACTACAACAACCCCTACGGGACGCCCCTGAGCCGTAGTTACACCGGGATCTGGGGGATGCTCTCGCGCGGCTCCTTCAATGGACCCGGCGGCCCCCACACACGATGGCGGATCCCCGCGACCGCCGGCGGCTCCATGGGCGCCCAGCACGTCCTGCGGGACAAGATGAAGCTCGGCATCGTGGACGACAAGAACGTCCTCCGCCTCGACCGCGACGACCTCAAGAACCAGGGGCTCATCGTGGCCCGCGTCACTGCCCGCTCCGCACCACCCGGTGACAAGGGCCTCTCCGGCATCAACGTCAGCATGGGCCGCGACCTCTCCCCGGCCTGTGACCGCGCCAAGGACCCGCTCTGCGACGGCGGCGGCTACGACAACTACACCGTCGAGGTCGTCGACCGCATGGGCATGGACTCCTTCACGCCCGACCACGGCGTGCTGATCAGCAAGACCAAGAACGCCGACCGCGCCCCCTTCGCCTGGGTGATCGACGCCCACCCCGAGGACATCGGCATGGTCGACTTCAAGCGTCCCGACGGCACCCTCCAGAAGATCACCATGGGCGACTACCGGCAGCTCAGCGACGCCCTGTTCCACGCGGGCGCCGACTCCGGCAGTTCCTACGAGTACGTGGACCAGGCCAACCGCCTGCACTTCTACGTCCTCGACATCCAGCGCGACGCGACCGGCGTCCTCTCCTACAGCGTCGGCGTGAAGTCGCTCGACGGGACCGGCCCGCAGGCGCGTGGTGCCGCGCTGGGCCGCGGTACGGCGCAGGGCCGGCCGGTCGACGGCCGGGCCCGGTGCACCTTCGACCTCGCCAACACGGGCCGCCCAGCGGAGGCCGACGACGGCTACCGCTCGTCCGACGTCTACCGGCTCTCGGCCACCGCCTCCGGCCGCGGCTGGACCGCCTGGCTCCCGAACCGCCTCGCGACCGCCCGGGCCGGCGCGTCCGTGCCGGTCGACGTGTCCGTGGCGGCCGCGCGGGACGCCGCGCGCGACGGGAAGATCACCCTCACGGCCCGTTCGGAGAGCGACCCCGGCCGGACCGCGACGGCGATCTGCACGCTCCGCAAGTCGGGTCGGTAG
- a CDS encoding cupin domain-containing protein — protein MSFLSPDYPEIRYDGDEGEISASFRRADAPPEYTAPNGNTYHYLSTRLSTDGLFGLYKNRMGPAVGGTSPHFHKTMSEAFYVLSGEIHVFDGDQWFDASQGDYLYIPPGGVHSFGNISGEPAEFLMLFAPGGAREAYFEGLEHLGSMTDEERTEFLVRHDSFFADMAKGPGADSWEERASLRKSFKTG, from the coding sequence GTGTCCTTCCTGTCCCCCGACTACCCCGAGATCCGCTACGACGGCGACGAGGGCGAGATCTCGGCGTCCTTCCGCCGCGCCGACGCCCCGCCGGAGTACACGGCCCCCAACGGGAACACGTACCACTACCTTTCGACCCGGCTCTCCACCGACGGCCTGTTCGGCCTCTACAAGAACCGGATGGGACCGGCCGTGGGCGGCACCAGCCCGCACTTCCACAAGACCATGTCCGAAGCGTTCTACGTGCTGTCGGGCGAGATCCACGTCTTCGACGGCGACCAGTGGTTCGACGCCTCGCAGGGCGACTACCTCTACATACCCCCGGGCGGCGTCCACTCCTTCGGCAACATCTCCGGCGAGCCCGCCGAGTTCCTCATGCTCTTCGCGCCCGGCGGCGCGCGCGAGGCGTACTTCGAGGGCCTGGAACACCTCGGCTCGATGACCGACGAGGAACGGACCGAGTTCCTCGTCCGGCACGACAGCTTCTTCGCCGACATGGCCAAGGGCCCGGGAGCGGACTCCTGGGAGGAACGGGCGTCCCTGCGCAAGTCCTTCAAAACCGGCTGA
- a CDS encoding TetR/AcrR family transcriptional regulator gives MSPTAHPRSRGLPDKRRAISQAARRVFGREGYARASLDAIALEADVAKRTIYNHYADKEDLFRSVAVEGADAVTETVRALMERHLRKIVDLEDDLTAFCLDRARSVTEFPEHFALVRTIHTEASRLPAAFLETWAAHGPPTAHLRLAPYLEKIAERGLLAFDDAARAAHRLNTLTMNDVLMRSYYGAVPLPDAEVEEIVTDGVRAFLHLYAPPPAPDRTTS, from the coding sequence ATGTCCCCCACCGCACACCCCCGTTCACGCGGTCTGCCCGACAAGCGCCGGGCCATCTCCCAGGCCGCGAGGCGCGTGTTCGGCCGGGAGGGGTACGCGCGCGCGAGCCTGGACGCCATCGCCCTGGAGGCGGACGTCGCCAAGCGCACCATCTACAACCACTACGCGGACAAGGAGGACCTGTTCCGCTCGGTCGCGGTCGAGGGCGCCGACGCCGTCACGGAGACCGTACGGGCGCTGATGGAACGGCACCTGCGGAAGATCGTCGACCTGGAGGACGACCTCACGGCCTTCTGCCTGGACCGCGCCCGGTCGGTGACCGAGTTCCCCGAGCACTTCGCGCTCGTCCGCACCATCCACACCGAGGCGAGCCGGCTGCCGGCCGCCTTCCTGGAGACCTGGGCGGCTCACGGCCCGCCCACCGCCCACCTGCGGCTGGCCCCCTACCTGGAGAAGATCGCCGAACGGGGGCTGCTGGCCTTCGACGACGCGGCACGGGCCGCCCACCGCCTCAACACGCTCACCATGAACGACGTCCTCATGCGCTCGTACTACGGAGCCGTCCCGCTGCCCGACGCCGAGGTCGAGGAGATCGTCACGGACGGCGTACGCGCCTTCCTCCACCTCTACGCACCGCCCCCGGCCCCCGACCGAACCACATCTTGA
- a CDS encoding ester cyclase: MSSAGRGPGGVCRVVPFDEQPLVGDDAVRRHFEAMLAAFPDLEHEVLAIHHTADVVILESRINGTQAADWQDIPNRGKRMELPVAVLSQFDGEFLVDGTLYYDRVVAARQLV, encoded by the coding sequence ATGTCGAGCGCCGGGCGCGGGCCCGGCGGCGTCTGCCGCGTGGTGCCCTTCGACGAGCAGCCGCTGGTCGGGGACGACGCGGTGCGCCGGCACTTCGAGGCCATGCTGGCGGCCTTCCCCGACCTCGAACACGAGGTGCTGGCCATCCACCACACGGCCGACGTCGTCATCCTGGAGAGCCGGATCAACGGCACCCAGGCGGCCGACTGGCAGGACATCCCCAACCGCGGCAAGCGCATGGAGCTGCCGGTGGCCGTACTCTCCCAGTTCGACGGGGAGTTCCTCGTCGATGGGACGCTGTACTACGACCGCGTGGTGGCCGCGCGGCAGCTGGTCTGA